CGTCTCGTCGAGGATCCGTACGACGGTGTCGGGGCCGGGCACGCCGACGGAGAGGGTGCCGGAGCCCGGGTCCACCGGGGCCTCGCGCTCGGGCGGGACCGAGGCGCAGGGGGCGGTGCACTCGGTGAGGCCGTAGCCGTTGCGGATGTACGGGCCGAAGCCGGCGCGGAACTTCTCCACCAGCGCGGGCGGCAGCGGAGCGCCGCCGGAGGAGATCACCTGGAAGGAGGCGAAGTGGTCCGGCGTGACGTCCGGGTGGGCGGCCAGGGCCATGAAGGCGGTGGAGGGGCCGACCGTGTAGGCCGGGCGGTGGGCGGCGAAGGCGTCGAGGACGACGCCCGCCTCGAAGCGGTAGGCCAGGACCAGAGTGCCCGCGTTGGCGATGCAGGCGGCGAGCTCGCAGACCATGCCGGTGATGTGGAAGAGCGGGGCGAGCGCGAAGTAGGCGGAGCCCTCGGCCACGGGGTGGCCGGTGCGCTGGCGTTCCGCGTTGACCATGATGTTGGCGTGGGAGTTCATGGCGCCCTTGGGGATGCCGCTGGTCCCGGAGGTGTAGCTGATCAGCGCCACGTCCCCGGCGGTGAGCTCCCGGCCGTCCGGGGGCGCGTGGCCGGCCCGGGCGACCGTCAGCAGGTCGTCGGCCAGGTCGTCGGGGCCGGGGCGGGGAGCCGCTCGAAGCCCAGCACACGGGGGTCGTCCACGCTCTGGAGGTCCAGCTCGCAGGCGGTCAGCGCGATGGTGAGGTCCGGGGCGGCCTCGGCGGTCTCCCGCAGATACGCCGCCCAGGCCCGGTCCGAGCAGACGAGGGCGGTGACCCCGGCGTCCTTCAGCACGTGCCCGACCTCGCCGGACCTGTACATCGGATTGAGCGGTACGACGGTGGCCCCCGCCTTCCATGCGCCGAGGAGCGCGAGGACGAAGTGCGGGCTGTTCTGGAGCATGATCGCGACCCGGTCGCCGTGCCGCAGGCCCCGGGCGGCGAGGTGTCCGGCCACCGAGTCGGAGAGCGCGTCGGTCTCGGCGTAGGTCAGGCGCCCGTCGAAGTAGGCGAGGGCCGGGTGGTCTTCGGGGCCCTCGCGACGGCGTCCCGGAAGGCGTGCAGCACGGTCGGGGCGGGGGTGATCGGGGCCCGCTGGGCGTCGCTGAGGAGGGCGAGCCACGGCTTGGCCGCGTAACGGGAAGGGGTGGAACCCGCGTCGGTCATGCGCCGCTCGCCTCCCACTTCTGCTGGAGGCGGTTCATGCTGCCCATCCACCGGTCGGGGTCGGTGGCGCGCGCCTGGTAGTACCCGGCGACCTCGGGGTGCGGCAGGACCAGGAAGCGGTCGGCCGCCATCGCGTCGAACAGCGCGTCGGCGACCGCGTCCGGCTCGATGGCTCCGGGGGCGAGCACCAGCTCACCGGCCGAACCGGCGGCGGTGAGCATGTCCGTACGTACGCCCTGCGGGCAGATGGCGTGAACCTTGATGCCGCGGTGGCGGTAGGTGAGCGAGAGCCACTCGGCGAAGGCCACCGCCCCGTGCTTGGTGACGCTGTAGGGGGCCGCGCCCATCATCGTCAGCAGTCCGGCGGCGGAGGCGGTGGTGACGAAGCGCCCGCTGCCGCGCTCCAGCCACTGCGGCAGCAGGGCCCTGGCCGCGCGGACGTGGGCCATCACATTGACGTCCCAGGCGGCGGCCCAGACCTCCTCGTCGGCGAACGCGTCACCGGGCGAGGCGAGTCCGGCGTTGGCGCAGTAGATGTCCACCGTGCCGTCCAGCGCGTCTCGGGCCGCCTCCACGATGCCGGAGGCGTCCCCGGCGACGGCGGTCCCGCCGATCTCCTCCGCGAGCAGCTCGATGCGCGCGGGGTCGAGGTCGTTGACGACGACCCGCGCGCCCTGCTCGGCGAACCTGCGGGCCAGGGCGGCGCCGATGCCGCCTCCAGCCCCTGTGACCACTACGCCGGCGCCTCGCACCGTATCCGCCGTGCTCATCGTCGTACCGCCTTCCGTCCACCTGCGTCCGGTCCCTCCGCACCGGCAGACTAACCGGTCGGTATGTGATCGGGGAAGGGCCGGGAAGGCCCCCGGGGCAGGTCGGCGGGGTGGCGGTCCGGCTCGGGGAATCGGCGCGGCCCGGGTCGTTCCGTGCGGCCTGCGGTCGCGCTAGCGTGCGTGGCCATGACAGTCGGCGCGATCATGGAGGTAGCGGAATGAGTCTGTCCCGACGTGGTGTGCTGGCCGCCGGAGGCGCTCTGGGAGCGCTGGCGGCCGGTACCGGTGGAGCAGCGGCCACCGCCTCCGTACGCGGCCCCGGGCACGGGCGCACACGGGTGCGTACCGGCTTCGACCGGCTGGCGGCCGACGGCTACCGGCTGCTGAGGGGCCGGAAGGTCGGCATCGTCACCAACCCGACCGGGGTCACCGCCGACGTACGGCACATCGTCGACGTGATGCACCCGGACTCCCGGGTGAACCTGACCGCCGTCTTCGGCCCCGAGCACGGCTTCCGGGGGACCGCGCAGGCGGGCGGTTCGGAGGGGCGCTACGACGACCCGGCGACCGGGCTGCCGGTCTACGACACGTACCTCAAGAGCGGGCAGGAGCTCGCGGACATCTTCACCGCGTCGGGCGTGGACACGGTGCTCTTCGACATCCAGGACGCGGGCGCGCGCTTCTACACGTACATCTGGACGCTGTACGACTGCATGGAGGCGGCCGCGCTCGCGGGCAAGCGGCTGGTGGTGCTGGACCGGCCCAACCCGGTGACCGGGCGGGCGGCGCTGGGTCCGGTGCTGGACCCGGCGTTCGCCACGTTCGTCGGCCGCCGGGAGATCGCCCAGGCGCACGGGATGACGGTGGCGGAGCTGGCGCTGTTCTTCAACGCGGAGTTCCTGCACGAGAATCCGGTGCGGCTGGAGGTGGTGACGATGTCGGGATGGCGGCGCTCGGACTTCTTCGACGCCACCGGACTCCCGTGGGTGCCGCCGAGTCCGAACATGCCGACGCCGGAGACAGCCCTCGTCTACCCCGGCACCTGCCTCTTCGAGGGCACGAACCTCTCCGAGGGCCGGGGCACCACGCGCCCCTTCGAGCTGCTGGGCGCGGAGGGCATCGACCACCGCTGGGCGGCCGCCGCCAACGCGCTGCGGCTGCCGGGGGTCGCCTTCCGGGAGGCGTACTTCGCGCCGACGTTCTCCAAGTTCGAGGGGAAGACGGTGGGCGGGGTGCAGGTGCACGTCCAGGACCGGGAGGTCTTCGACCCGGTGCGCACGGGCATCGGCCTGCTGGTCACGGCGAAGCGGACGTGGAGCGGGTTCGCCTGGCGCCCGGACAACTGGATCGACAAGCTCACCGGGAACACCAGGGTCCGCACCATGATCGACGCCGGGGCGGACACGGACGCGGTGGTGGCGGCGTGGCAGGCGGACCTGACGGCGTTCCGGGCGAAGCGGCGGAGGTATCTGCGGTACGGGGGGTAGTGCGGGGCCCGTCGCCGGGTTCAGCCGGCGAGGTCGCGGTCGGCGAGGTACTCGCCGTCGTCCGTCAGGCCCCCCTTGCGGTGGCCGAGCTCAAGGGAGAACTGCTCCGGCCGCCCTCCCCGGGGTGCCAGGTGACCGTCGAGACCGTCCCGCCCCGCCGGCGGATCTCCTCGTTCACCGCCCCCACCGCGAACCGTCCGTACCCCCGGCCCCGCTCCCCGGCCGCGACGGCGGGCCGCCGGAGGCCGGAGCGCGGCGGGGCGTCCGGCACACCGGCGTCGTAGCCGAACCGCGCGTCGGAGAAGGCCGTCACGAAGCCCACGATGCGGTCGCCGTCGTGGATCAGCCGGGGCCAGGCGGCCTCGGGGTGCACACAGGCCTCGGCCAAGGACCGCGCGACCGGCGGGACGAACTTCCGCTGCTCGGGGGCGACTTCCAGCCGACAGGCGTCCAGCACGGTGTCGGGCGTGACCTTTTCGAGGCGGAGGGAGGCGGCTGTCATAGGGACGGCCAAGCGCACCCGTCCGGGGGCTCAGTCACCAGTTCTCCCTGGTCAGCGGTGGGTGCGAACAGCCTCCGGACGCCGGGGCAGCACAAGCCCCCGCACACCCGCGCGCCCTCTCACCACCCGTCCGTGCGCCGTTCCGCTTCTGTCCGTGACCCCCGCCCGACATGGGGAGTCTCAGCCAATGGGCGGTTTCCATCTTTCGATGGAGCCGAAACGGGCAGGCGTACGTCCACTCCTTGACGCCGAAGGACGAACGACGGAGGTGGCAGGCATGGCCGGTTTCCGGAGTCTTGCGAGACAGGTCCGCGATCCGCTGGGTGATCTGGCCCTGCGGCGGTACTCACTGCGCAAGTGTCTGGAGAGGTTCGCCCCGTACGGTCACCGGGCGACCTGGGACCATCTGTGCGCCCGGCACGGGATCGATCCCGAGGACCGGGCCCCCGATCCGGCGCGCCTGCTGGGCGCCCTGGAGGAGCTGGAGGAGGCGCGGGCCATCTGGCTCGCCTACGAGGCGGGGTTCGCCGAGCGGCGGCGGCGCGAGAAGCACGAGGGCCTGCGGCGGCCCGGCGCCTTCGACGACTGGCACCGCCGGACATGGGGCGGCCACGGGGTGGCCCGCTGCGCGGACCCGGAGGTCCACCCCAGCGAGCCGCTCGCCGAGGTGCTGCGCCGGCTGATCGCGGCGCTCGGCTCCGGCCCCGGCTCCGCCTGCCCGGTCTGTGCGGACACCGGGATCGAGTGGCGGCAGGAGCGGGAGCGCGGGCACGAGCCGTGGTCCGGTCCGGTGTGCACGGCGTGCGGGATCGCGGTGCCGCAGCCGGTGCTGACGGACCGCACGCTGGCGAGGGCCCGGCTGGTACGGCACCGGAGGCTCGCCGCGGCGGCAGCGGCGTAGGACGTTCTCTCCGGGGCGGACGTCACCGATGGCGCCGATGGCGTTGCCGGCGGAGTTGTCAGTGGCGTTGTCAGTGGTGGATGTCACCATCGGGGACATGATCCAGGTCTGCCTGAACGGCCGGCGCGGTGCGGAGGCTTCGGCCGCCGTGCCGCTGTCCCCCGAAGCCCTGGCCCGGTCGGCGGCCGAGGCCGTCGCCGCCGGTGCCACCGACATCCATGTGCATCCGCGGACCCCCTGCGGGCAGGACACGCTCTCGCCCCGGGTGGTGGCCGCGACGCTGACGGCGATACGAGCGGCGGTGCGCGTCCCGGTCGGGGTGACGACGGGCGCCTGGGCCGAGCCGGATCCGCGGCGCCGGGTGGAGCGGGTGCGGGCGTGGACGGTGCTGCCCGACCACGCCTCGGTCAACTGGCACGAGCCGGGCGCCGAGGAGCTGGCGGCCGCGCTGCTGGAGCGGGGCGTGGGCGTGGAGGCGGGGCTCTGGTCGGGGACGGAGGGGCACCGCCTTTTCCGCCGCTCGCCCTTGGCGCCCCGGGCCTTGCGGGTGCTGGCCGAGGTCACCGACACGGACCCGGCGACGGCGACCGGCTCGGCCCGGCTGCTCCTGGCCGAGGTGGGCGCCGCGCACGGCCGCCCGGTGCTGCTGCACGGGGAGGACGGCGGGGCGTGGCCGGTGGCCGCGCTGGCCTTCCGGCTGGGCCTGGACACCCGGATCGGCGCGGAGGACGTGACGCTGCTGCCGGACGGCCGCCCCGCCCGCTCGAACGCCGAACTGGTCACCGCGGCGGTGCGGTTACGGCAGACGGCGGCCGGAGATCCGCGCGCGGCGTCCTAGGGTGCGTCCGGCGGACCCGGTCAAGGTCCGCCGGACGCACCCTGGATCAGCCGCGCTCCCCCTCCGCCTCCAGGTCCTGCCTGCGCTCGGGCATCAGGCGCGAGCCGGTGATCCGTTCGCCGGAGATGTCGTCGGGGTTGGACAGCACACAGTTCTCCAGGGACAGACAGCCGCAGCCGATGCAGTCGGTCAGATGGTCGCGCAGCCGGTGCAACTGCTCGATCCGCTCGTCCAGTTCCCGGCGCCAGGCCGCCGAGAGGCGGGCCCAGTCCTCCCGGTTCGGGGTGCGCTCCTCGGGCAGGGCGGCGAGTGCGTCCCGGATCGTGGCCAGCGGGATGCCGACGCGCTGCGCCGCCCGCACGAAGGCGACGCGGCGCAGGGCGTCGCGCGAGTAGCGGCGCTGGTTGCCGCCGGTGCGGCGGCTGCTGATCAGGCCCTTGGACTCGTAGAAATGCAGCGCGGAGACCGCGGCGCCGCTGCGCGCCGAGAGCTGGCCGACCGAGAGTTCGTGGAGTGTCTGTGGGATCTGTGGCACTCCTGAAACCCTACTGCTCCCCCGCCGTGGACCGCCGCCGATCGTTGACAGGAGGCCACCGCACCACGATGCTGAGCAAGCGCTTAGACATCTGCGCCGGAAGGCGCGGCGAGCCGGAAGGCAGGGACCCGGAACATGGCAGAGCCGAAGATCTTCACGTCCGCACAGGAGCTGCGCGACGGAGTGGGCGAGCAGCTCGGACACAGCGACTGGCTGGAGGTCGACCAGAAGCGGATCGACCTGTTCGCCGAGGCGACCGGCGACCATCAGTGGATCCATGTGGACCCGGAGCGCGCCGCGAACGGACCCTTCGGCACGACCATCGCGCACGGCTATCTGACGCTCTCGCTGCTGCCCGCGCTGGTGCCGCAGGTCATGCGGGTCGAGGGCATGAAGATGGGCATCAACTACGGGACCGACAAGGTGCGTTTCCCCTCCACCGTCCCGGTCGGTTCACGGCTGCGGGCCACGGCGGTGCTCACGAACGTCGAGGAGGCGGGGGGCGGCGTACAGATCACCGCACGCGTCACCGTGGAGCGTGAGGGCGGCGAGAAGCCGGCCTGTGTCGCCGAGTCGGTGTCCCGCTACTACTTCTGACCTCTCCCGCCGCTACGTCGGGTCCGGGGCCGTGCGGGCCCCGACCATCCGCAGCACGAGGTCGGCGTAGAGCGCGCCGACCTCGTCGGGCGTGCGGCTGCCCTGGGCGTTGAACCAGCGGGCCACGTCGATGCAGAGGGACAGCACCGCGAGGGTGGTGCCGGGGACGTCGGGGACGTCGA
This DNA window, taken from Streptomyces griseus subsp. griseus, encodes the following:
- the soxR gene encoding redox-sensitive transcriptional activator SoxR — encoded protein: MPQIPQTLHELSVGQLSARSGAAVSALHFYESKGLISSRRTGGNQRRYSRDALRRVAFVRAAQRVGIPLATIRDALAALPEERTPNREDWARLSAAWRRELDERIEQLHRLRDHLTDCIGCGCLSLENCVLSNPDDISGERITGSRLMPERRQDLEAEGERG
- a CDS encoding exo-beta-N-acetylmuramidase NamZ domain-containing protein, coding for MSLSRRGVLAAGGALGALAAGTGGAAATASVRGPGHGRTRVRTGFDRLAADGYRLLRGRKVGIVTNPTGVTADVRHIVDVMHPDSRVNLTAVFGPEHGFRGTAQAGGSEGRYDDPATGLPVYDTYLKSGQELADIFTASGVDTVLFDIQDAGARFYTYIWTLYDCMEAAALAGKRLVVLDRPNPVTGRAALGPVLDPAFATFVGRREIAQAHGMTVAELALFFNAEFLHENPVRLEVVTMSGWRRSDFFDATGLPWVPPSPNMPTPETALVYPGTCLFEGTNLSEGRGTTRPFELLGAEGIDHRWAAAANALRLPGVAFREAYFAPTFSKFEGKTVGGVQVHVQDREVFDPVRTGIGLLVTAKRTWSGFAWRPDNWIDKLTGNTRVRTMIDAGADTDAVVAAWQADLTAFRAKRRRYLRYGG
- a CDS encoding SDR family oxidoreductase — its product is MSTADTVRGAGVVVTGAGGGIGAALARRFAEQGARVVVNDLDPARIELLAEEIGGTAVAGDASGIVEAARDALDGTVDIYCANAGLASPGDAFADEEVWAAAWDVNVMAHVRAARALLPQWLERGSGRFVTTASAAGLLTMMGAAPYSVTKHGAVAFAEWLSLTYRHRGIKVHAICPQGVRTDMLTAAGSAGELVLAPGAIEPDAVADALFDAMAADRFLVLPHPEVAGYYQARATDPDRWMGSMNRLQQKWEASGA
- a CDS encoding 3-keto-5-aminohexanoate cleavage protein, giving the protein MIQVCLNGRRGAEASAAVPLSPEALARSAAEAVAAGATDIHVHPRTPCGQDTLSPRVVAATLTAIRAAVRVPVGVTTGAWAEPDPRRRVERVRAWTVLPDHASVNWHEPGAEELAAALLERGVGVEAGLWSGTEGHRLFRRSPLAPRALRVLAEVTDTDPATATGSARLLLAEVGAAHGRPVLLHGEDGGAWPVAALAFRLGLDTRIGAEDVTLLPDGRPARSNAELVTAAVRLRQTAAGDPRAAS
- a CDS encoding MaoC family dehydratase — encoded protein: MAEPKIFTSAQELRDGVGEQLGHSDWLEVDQKRIDLFAEATGDHQWIHVDPERAANGPFGTTIAHGYLTLSLLPALVPQVMRVEGMKMGINYGTDKVRFPSTVPVGSRLRATAVLTNVEEAGGGVQITARVTVEREGGEKPACVAESVSRYYF